The Bacillus spongiae genome has a window encoding:
- a CDS encoding cytosolic protein, which produces MSFYLDDENYHDFSNVEAGKNNLIPEQLPEGPYGSPRGKDVPVQNKSTPWKNGQRYYSAFNYEFKSLHQGLPREMDGSHPPHDNPKEDENK; this is translated from the coding sequence ATGAGTTTTTATTTAGATGATGAAAACTATCACGACTTTTCTAATGTCGAAGCAGGGAAAAATAATTTAATTCCTGAACAACTGCCAGAAGGACCATATGGCAGTCCAAGAGGGAAAGATGTTCCCGTTCAAAATAAATCTACCCCTTGGAAAAACGGCCAACGTTACTATAGTGCTTTTAATTATGAATTTAAATCTCTTCATCAAGGACTACCACGGGAAATGGATGGTTCTCATCCTCCTCATGATAATCCAAAGGAAGACGAAAATAAATAA
- a CDS encoding YutD family protein — MIDINKTSYEILKEYREGFNEEAFRGRYSDILSKYDYIVGDWGYGQLRLKGFFNDQNPKSSYDSKISTLDDYLYEFCNFGCAYFVLKKTKNK; from the coding sequence GTGATCGACATAAATAAAACATCGTATGAAATCTTAAAGGAATATCGCGAAGGATTCAATGAAGAGGCATTCCGCGGGAGGTATAGCGACATTTTATCCAAGTATGATTACATTGTTGGTGACTGGGGATACGGTCAATTAAGATTAAAGGGCTTTTTTAATGATCAAAACCCTAAATCCTCATATGATAGTAAGATTTCCACTCTTGATGATTATTTATATGAATTTTGTAATTTTGGATGTGCTTATTTTGTGCTAAAAAAAACCAAAAATAAATAA
- a CDS encoding YhcN/YlaJ family sporulation lipoprotein encodes MRKSAVTISIVSLSLIGSACANSYGSDEMIVNDDGNTINIANKNDLFNKKGNVSTEGTVSKYGYVRHQKNPAGNGQISMENMYSLNRKEMADIISELSVTLPKVNDCAALVTDEEVLVSYTTNEVDEQGRFEVADQVKKTALSVLPRWYHVYVTDDKMLMRDVENLAPLSSNSEESSDQIDNVIRLMLESSPQGQNVESSNEEMSTDMKYKEKGPARYDFTKQNMNR; translated from the coding sequence TTGAGAAAATCCGCGGTAACAATCAGTATAGTATCCCTCTCCCTTATTGGATCAGCCTGTGCAAATAGTTACGGCAGTGATGAAATGATTGTGAATGATGATGGAAACACTATTAATATTGCCAATAAAAATGATTTATTTAATAAAAAAGGAAATGTATCAACAGAGGGAACTGTCTCAAAATATGGCTATGTTCGCCATCAAAAAAATCCAGCTGGAAATGGTCAAATTTCTATGGAAAATATGTATTCCCTTAATCGAAAAGAAATGGCGGATATTATTAGCGAGTTGAGTGTTACTCTTCCAAAAGTAAACGACTGTGCTGCGCTTGTCACAGATGAAGAGGTTCTTGTCTCCTACACAACGAACGAAGTAGATGAGCAAGGTCGCTTTGAAGTTGCTGACCAAGTAAAGAAAACAGCTTTATCCGTTTTGCCCCGTTGGTACCATGTTTATGTGACCGATGATAAAATGCTTATGAGAGATGTAGAGAACTTAGCCCCGCTTAGTTCAAATTCTGAAGAGTCAAGTGATCAAATAGATAACGTTATTCGCTTGATGTTGGAAAGCTCTCCCCAAGGGCAGAATGTTGAATCATCAAACGAGGAAATGTCTACGGACATGAAATATAAGGAAAAAGGACCTGCACGATACGATTTCACTAAGCAAAACATGAATCGATAG
- the lipA gene encoding lipoyl synthase, which translates to MSKKDEYLRKPDWLKIKLNTNENYTGLKKMMREKNLHTVCEEAKCPNIHECWGTRRTATFMILGDVCTRACRFCAVKTGLPTELDWQEPERVADSVELMNLKHVVVTAVARDDLKDGGSEVFAETVRAIRRKSPFTTIEVLPSDMGGLYENVKTLMDAKPDIFNHNIETVERLTPRVRARAKYDRSLEVLRMAKELQPDVPTKSSIMVGLGETKEEIIQTMDDLRANNVDIMAIGQYLQPSKKHLKVQKYYSPDEFGELRKIAMEKGFSHCEAGPLVRSSYHADEQVNAAAKAKQELGESAVEA; encoded by the coding sequence ATGAGTAAGAAAGATGAATATTTACGTAAACCTGATTGGTTAAAAATAAAACTTAACACGAATGAAAACTATACAGGTCTTAAGAAAATGATGCGCGAGAAGAATTTGCATACGGTTTGTGAGGAAGCAAAATGTCCGAACATTCATGAGTGTTGGGGAACGAGACGAACAGCTACCTTTATGATTTTAGGTGATGTTTGTACACGTGCCTGTCGTTTCTGTGCAGTCAAAACGGGACTACCAACCGAGCTTGACTGGCAAGAGCCAGAGCGTGTTGCAGATTCTGTGGAATTAATGAACTTAAAACATGTTGTGGTAACAGCTGTTGCCCGAGATGATTTGAAAGATGGAGGATCCGAGGTGTTTGCTGAAACAGTTCGAGCTATTCGCCGTAAAAGCCCCTTCACAACCATTGAAGTATTACCTTCTGATATGGGTGGCCTTTATGAGAATGTTAAAACATTGATGGATGCCAAGCCAGATATCTTTAATCATAATATTGAAACGGTGGAGCGCCTAACTCCGAGAGTACGAGCAAGGGCAAAATATGACCGTTCCCTAGAAGTGCTTCGAATGGCAAAAGAACTTCAGCCAGACGTACCGACGAAGTCCAGTATTATGGTTGGACTAGGTGAAACAAAAGAAGAGATTATTCAAACAATGGATGACTTACGTGCAAACAATGTTGATATTATGGCAATTGGTCAGTATTTACAGCCATCTAAAAAACATTTGAAAGTGCAAAAATATTATTCACCAGATGAATTTGGAGAATTAAGAAAAATAGCTATGGAAAAAGGATTTAGCCATTGTGAGGCAGGTCCATTAGTGCGATCTTCTTACCACGCAGATGAACAAGTTAATGCAGCTGCAAAAGCGAAGCAAGAACTTGGCGAATCAGCTGTAGAAGCGTAA
- a CDS encoding M23 family metallopeptidase: MLFLFSSLRPFHAQGKELSEADRYRLRMELYTKMEAATQIPWYYLAAIDQYERSWRFSRKDIPNPKGVISIYFSKEEWAGALNPNLEDQTPNTIAFFNGIGEDGNNDGKADRENDEDILMAISQQILQYGIDEDNFKIGLWNIYKRDKTVSIIMGKAKIYKTYGSISLDEKSFPLPLRFNYSYRNTWGDARGWGGRRIHEGTDIFADYGVPVRSTCYGIIEMKGWNRYGGWRIGIRDINNTYHYFAHLSGFSKGLTIGQTVKPGQIIGGVGSTGYGPPGTSGKFPPHLHYGMYKDNGFTEWSFDPYPHLKLWERQERQKQR, encoded by the coding sequence ATGCTCTTTCTCTTTTCCTCCTTAAGACCTTTTCATGCTCAAGGAAAAGAATTAAGTGAGGCTGATCGTTATCGCCTTCGCATGGAACTTTATACAAAAATGGAAGCAGCTACTCAAATTCCATGGTACTATTTAGCTGCGATAGATCAATATGAACGTAGTTGGCGATTTTCAAGAAAAGACATCCCAAACCCTAAAGGGGTTATTTCCATCTATTTTTCAAAAGAGGAATGGGCAGGTGCGTTAAACCCTAACTTAGAAGATCAAACTCCTAATACGATTGCTTTTTTTAATGGAATTGGAGAAGATGGAAACAATGACGGAAAAGCCGATCGTGAGAATGATGAAGATATTCTTATGGCAATAAGCCAACAAATTTTACAATACGGAATCGATGAAGATAATTTTAAAATTGGTTTATGGAATATCTATAAACGTGATAAAACTGTCAGTATTATAATGGGAAAAGCGAAAATTTATAAAACATATGGAAGTATTTCACTAGATGAAAAATCTTTCCCACTACCACTTCGTTTTAACTATAGCTATCGGAATACATGGGGCGATGCTCGTGGATGGGGTGGAAGGCGCATTCATGAAGGAACTGATATATTTGCTGATTATGGCGTACCTGTCCGCTCAACTTGCTACGGTATTATTGAAATGAAAGGGTGGAACCGTTACGGGGGATGGAGAATTGGAATAAGAGATATTAATAATACGTACCATTACTTCGCCCACCTTAGTGGATTTTCAAAAGGATTAACGATTGGACAAACCGTAAAACCAGGACAGATTATTGGCGGGGTTGGGAGTACTGGCTACGGTCCGCCAGGTACTTCTGGTAAATTCCCACCCCATTTACACTATGGAATGTATAAAGACAACGGCTTTACGGAATGGTCCTTTGATCCATACCCTCATTTAAAGCTTTGGGAGAGACAAGAAAGGCAAAAACAACGATAA
- a CDS encoding methionine/alanine import family NSS transporter small subunit, producing the protein MDTSAIVMMVVGVVIIWGGLAASIFNAVKKSKQ; encoded by the coding sequence ATGGATACGAGTGCAATTGTGATGATGGTAGTTGGAGTGGTTATCATTTGGGGAGGCTTAGCAGCAAGTATATTTAATGCTGTGAAAAAGTCAAAACAATGA
- a CDS encoding sodium-dependent transporter, producing MESRPQWGTRAGFILAAVGSAVGLGNIWRFPGVAYDNGGGAFFLPYLFALLTAGIPLLILEFTIGHKYRGSAPLSYTRASKGSEWLGWWQVMISFVISTYYAVIIAWAMAYAYFSINLQWQDSESPVSFLVGDYLKVTDPGKIGDLVPGVLIPLIIVWVITLGVLFAGVKKGIEVANKIMIPALVVLFLIIVIRALTLDGAVDGLNAFFKPNWDQIMEPEVWVAAYGQIFFSLSIAFAIMITYSSYLPKKSDLTNNAFITGFANSSVELLAGFGIFAALGFMAFSQGVAFEELDASMSGILLAFAVFPEIINQFPALNGLFGFLFFTCLVLAGLSSLISIVETFVSAASEKFNVSRPTAVAVGGGLSAVISLLFATQGGLNFLDVTDEFINQFGVALAGLFEVVFIAWIARQLTPLQKHANSVSDIQLGFWWKLCLGLITPIVLGYMMYGKLKERIIESYGGGSYPLEFVFNAGWAVAIGAMLIAVLLTVKPWNSNTVELPVSKKEVS from the coding sequence ATGGAAAGTCGTCCACAGTGGGGGACACGTGCTGGATTTATCCTAGCTGCTGTAGGTTCTGCCGTTGGATTAGGGAATATTTGGAGATTCCCAGGAGTAGCGTATGATAATGGAGGAGGAGCATTCTTTTTACCGTACTTATTTGCTTTATTAACTGCTGGAATTCCACTTCTTATCTTAGAGTTTACAATTGGTCACAAATACCGTGGTTCCGCTCCATTATCTTATACTCGTGCTAGTAAAGGTAGTGAATGGCTAGGCTGGTGGCAAGTTATGATTTCCTTTGTCATCTCAACTTATTATGCTGTTATTATTGCATGGGCAATGGCGTATGCTTATTTCTCAATTAATTTACAATGGCAAGATAGTGAGAGCCCAGTCAGCTTTCTAGTCGGAGACTATTTGAAGGTCACTGACCCTGGAAAGATTGGGGATCTCGTTCCTGGTGTGCTAATTCCACTAATTATAGTTTGGGTTATTACATTAGGTGTGTTATTTGCTGGTGTTAAAAAAGGAATTGAAGTAGCTAATAAGATTATGATTCCTGCACTAGTTGTTTTGTTCTTAATTATTGTTATTCGTGCCCTTACGTTAGATGGTGCAGTAGATGGATTGAATGCATTCTTCAAGCCAAATTGGGACCAAATTATGGAACCTGAAGTGTGGGTTGCAGCATATGGTCAAATCTTCTTTAGTTTATCAATTGCCTTTGCGATTATGATTACGTATTCAAGTTATTTACCTAAGAAATCTGATTTGACGAATAACGCCTTTATTACTGGGTTTGCCAATTCTAGTGTTGAGTTACTAGCTGGTTTTGGAATTTTTGCTGCACTTGGTTTTATGGCATTTTCTCAAGGTGTAGCGTTTGAAGAGCTGGATGCGAGCATGAGTGGGATATTACTAGCATTTGCTGTATTCCCTGAAATTATTAATCAGTTCCCTGCTTTAAACGGATTGTTTGGATTCTTATTCTTTACATGTTTAGTTCTTGCGGGGTTATCTTCTCTCATCTCCATTGTAGAAACGTTTGTTTCAGCAGCATCGGAGAAATTTAATGTATCACGACCTACGGCAGTTGCTGTTGGAGGAGGTCTTTCAGCCGTTATTTCCTTATTATTTGCCACACAAGGCGGACTCAACTTCCTTGACGTGACAGATGAATTTATTAACCAATTTGGTGTAGCATTAGCGGGGTTATTTGAAGTGGTATTCATTGCGTGGATTGCACGACAACTTACTCCACTTCAAAAACATGCCAATTCCGTATCTGATATTCAATTGGGATTCTGGTGGAAATTGTGCTTAGGATTAATTACACCGATTGTATTAGGTTATATGATGTACGGAAAATTAAAAGAGCGTATCATTGAAAGCTACGGTGGCGGAAGTTACCCACTAGAGTTTGTTTTTAATGCTGGTTGGGCAGTAGCAATTGGTGCAATGCTTATCGCCGTTCTATTAACCGTAAAACCTTGGAATTCTAATACGGTGGAGCTTCCGGTATCGAAGAAGGAGGTATCTTAA
- a CDS encoding Na+/H+ antiporter NhaC family protein encodes MENTIYSLLPPLIAIIMVVLTKRVLLSLGTGIVSAALILSQFNIVETFTIIWDSFKGIFVDEGALNTWYVYIMLFLLILGMITAFINLSGGTRAFGEWAMKRVKTRVGAQIVAAVLGIIVFIDDYFNALAVGQVARPITDRHNVSRAKLAYIIDSTSAPICVVSPISSWGAYIITIIAGIITEYNVSDYSAFSAFIQMIPMNLYVFAAIALVFITTTRGINLGQMKVHEARAIESGEVYDKTKDIPGELKNDLPVSEKGQVIDLILPIIALVVGTIGTMIWTGFDGKWDIFNILENTDVATSLLYGGLVGLAVAVVMNLRKGSQASTYSVGIVEGIKSMLPAIYILIFAWMIVGLIDSLGTGTYLAGLVEESNLPIGLLPAILFIVAGIIAFSTGTSWGSFGILLPIAGQIAAVTDVEMLLPSLAAVLAGAVFGDHCSPISDTTILSSTGAGSNHMDHVITQLPYALTGAVISVIGFIILGFTGSTLLALGITAMLLIAYGFVMGNKGEKTV; translated from the coding sequence ATGGAAAACACAATTTACTCATTATTACCACCACTAATTGCGATTATAATGGTCGTCTTAACGAAACGAGTTCTACTTTCGTTAGGGACGGGAATTGTATCAGCAGCCCTCATTTTATCTCAATTCAATATCGTTGAAACATTTACAATTATATGGGACTCATTTAAAGGTATTTTCGTTGATGAAGGTGCACTAAATACTTGGTATGTATATATTATGCTCTTCCTACTAATTCTTGGAATGATTACGGCGTTTATTAATCTTTCAGGCGGAACACGTGCCTTTGGAGAATGGGCAATGAAGCGTGTGAAAACAAGAGTAGGAGCACAAATCGTTGCGGCAGTACTAGGAATTATTGTTTTCATCGATGATTATTTTAATGCGCTTGCAGTAGGGCAAGTCGCTCGTCCAATAACTGATCGTCACAACGTTTCTCGTGCAAAACTTGCGTACATTATTGATTCAACATCTGCACCAATTTGTGTTGTTTCCCCAATTTCGAGCTGGGGTGCGTATATCATTACCATTATTGCGGGAATTATCACGGAATATAATGTGTCGGACTACTCTGCTTTTTCGGCGTTTATTCAAATGATTCCAATGAATTTATATGTGTTTGCAGCCATTGCTCTCGTATTTATTACGACTACGCGTGGTATTAACCTAGGACAAATGAAAGTTCATGAAGCTAGAGCTATCGAATCTGGTGAAGTATATGACAAGACTAAAGACATCCCTGGAGAGTTAAAAAATGACCTTCCTGTTAGTGAGAAGGGTCAAGTTATTGATTTAATTTTACCGATCATCGCTTTAGTAGTAGGAACGATAGGAACAATGATTTGGACAGGGTTTGATGGAAAATGGGATATATTTAATATTCTTGAGAATACAGATGTAGCAACTTCATTATTATATGGAGGGTTAGTTGGATTAGCTGTAGCGGTCGTGATGAATTTACGCAAAGGATCTCAAGCATCGACCTATTCAGTCGGTATCGTGGAAGGGATTAAGTCCATGCTACCAGCTATTTATATCCTCATTTTTGCATGGATGATTGTTGGTTTAATTGATTCATTAGGGACAGGCACTTATTTAGCTGGGCTAGTGGAAGAATCGAATTTACCAATTGGATTATTACCAGCTATTCTCTTTATCGTAGCAGGAATCATTGCTTTTTCAACGGGAACATCTTGGGGTTCATTCGGTATCCTTTTACCAATCGCAGGGCAAATTGCGGCAGTAACAGATGTTGAAATGTTGCTTCCTTCATTAGCTGCTGTTTTAGCAGGTGCTGTTTTTGGTGATCATTGCTCACCAATCTCTGACACGACTATTCTTTCTTCAACTGGTGCGGGAAGTAATCACATGGATCATGTCATTACTCAGCTACCTTATGCCCTTACTGGAGCGGTGATTTCAGTTATTGGCTTTATAATTTTAGGATTTACTGGCAGCACTCTTCTTGCCCTTGGTATAACCGCTATGTTATTAATAGCTTATGGTTTTGTGATGGGCAATAAAGGTGAAAAGACAGTATAA
- a CDS encoding YunC family protein: MVNLSPIVIEGHTFLAISVELPKTNLLVVTCDNGYIMCGALDVKLLNDKLFARKIIAGRAVGVKTIDELLHAPLEMVTHEAESLGITKGTIGKEALLKMV, from the coding sequence ATGGTGAATTTATCCCCAATTGTCATTGAAGGACATACATTTTTAGCCATTTCAGTAGAACTTCCAAAAACTAATCTGCTTGTTGTTACATGTGACAATGGCTATATTATGTGCGGTGCGCTAGATGTAAAACTTCTGAATGATAAGCTTTTTGCCCGGAAAATAATAGCAGGTAGAGCAGTCGGAGTGAAAACAATTGACGAACTTTTACATGCCCCATTAGAAATGGTTACACATGAGGCTGAGTCACTAGGAATAACAAAAGGAACTATAGGCAAAGAAGCTTTGTTAAAAATGGTGTAA
- a CDS encoding bifunctional UDP-sugar hydrolase/5'-nucleotidase: MIEKIHIYHTNDLHSHFENWPRISRFLSERKRQHEVAGEEVIFLDLGDFVDKWHPLTEGSKGKASVPLLNEVGYDAVTIGNNEGITFSHEELDTMYKEAQFDVVVANLYTKKGQRPKWVKPYIKKKLKSGFTFAIIGITAYYEHFYQLLGWKMTPPLDELKKVLDDITDVDGIILMSHLGIRDDEWIATEHEVIDVLLGGHTHHLLPNGKVIHQSLLGAAGKYGYYIGHVQLSIDTSTNTIVNKTATVYKTEDLEEKKQDQKLINDWMEQGKSLLNKEVVKLKNGLKGDWFNPSPLTQLLCDAIHHWTKADCTFINSGLVLGDLPQGSITQYHIHSLLPHPINPCAVTLTGAELKEVIKQSLNPELPQLQLKGLGFRGQVMGNIVYKGITIGESINDLSINGEKIELHREYRLGTTDMFTFGHFFPELKRAKKTYYMPEFIRDVFSWELKKHHS; encoded by the coding sequence GTGATTGAAAAAATACATATATACCACACAAATGACCTTCATAGTCATTTTGAAAATTGGCCGAGAATTTCTCGTTTTTTATCAGAAAGAAAGCGTCAACATGAGGTAGCAGGCGAGGAAGTTATTTTTTTGGATTTAGGAGACTTTGTTGATAAGTGGCATCCATTAACAGAGGGATCAAAAGGAAAAGCAAGTGTTCCTTTGTTAAATGAAGTAGGATATGATGCAGTGACCATTGGTAATAATGAAGGAATTACTTTTTCTCATGAAGAGTTAGATACGATGTATAAAGAGGCACAATTCGATGTGGTTGTTGCGAATTTATACACCAAAAAAGGCCAGAGACCGAAGTGGGTAAAGCCATATATTAAAAAGAAGCTAAAGAGTGGGTTTACGTTTGCCATCATTGGTATTACCGCGTATTATGAACATTTTTATCAGTTGTTAGGATGGAAGATGACGCCGCCTTTAGATGAACTTAAAAAGGTTCTGGATGATATAACAGATGTTGATGGCATTATTTTAATGTCTCACTTAGGGATTAGAGATGATGAATGGATTGCTACAGAGCATGAGGTTATCGATGTCTTATTAGGAGGGCATACACATCATTTACTTCCTAACGGGAAAGTCATTCATCAGTCTCTTCTTGGAGCTGCTGGAAAGTATGGATATTATATCGGTCATGTGCAGCTAAGTATAGACACAAGCACTAATACGATTGTTAATAAAACGGCAACTGTGTATAAAACAGAAGATTTAGAAGAAAAAAAACAGGATCAAAAACTCATTAATGATTGGATGGAGCAAGGAAAATCTCTTCTAAATAAAGAAGTTGTAAAACTAAAAAACGGATTAAAAGGGGACTGGTTTAATCCATCACCGTTAACTCAGCTTCTGTGTGATGCTATTCATCATTGGACTAAGGCAGATTGTACTTTTATTAATTCGGGGCTTGTCCTTGGTGATTTACCTCAAGGCAGTATTACACAATATCATATACATTCGTTACTTCCTCACCCTATTAATCCATGTGCAGTCACCCTAACTGGTGCAGAACTGAAAGAGGTTATTAAACAAAGCTTAAACCCAGAATTGCCACAACTACAATTAAAAGGGTTAGGTTTTCGGGGACAAGTGATGGGGAATATTGTCTATAAAGGGATTACAATTGGTGAGAGTATAAATGATCTCTCTATTAATGGAGAAAAAATTGAATTGCATCGAGAATATCGTTTAGGTACGACAGACATGTTTACCTTTGGTCATTTCTTTCCTGAGCTTAAAAGAGCCAAGAAAACATATTATATGCCAGAATTTATACGAGATGTTTTTTCATGGGAGTTAAAAAAGCATCACTCATAA
- a CDS encoding sulfite exporter TauE/SafE family protein codes for MEWIILVLIGLTAGTLGALIGLGGGIIIVPALLYFGTSTSLLTNISPQVAVGTSLVIMIFTGLSSTLAYMKHKTVDYRSGLLFFLGSGPGAIVGAWVNQSLNIVAFNIYFGAFMIFISLVLMVRDKLKPFPFTKSGLKRSFQDAEGNTYEYSYQPIVAIGISFIVGFTSGLFGIGGGSLMVPAMILLFLFPPHVAVATSMFMIFLSALVSSVTHVMLGNVNWLYALALIPGAYIGAKLGAYLNKKVKSDSLVNMLRIVLIIVGIRLIYQGLVG; via the coding sequence ATGGAATGGATTATACTAGTCTTGATAGGTTTAACAGCGGGAACACTAGGTGCATTAATTGGACTTGGGGGAGGCATCATTATCGTACCCGCATTGTTATACTTTGGGACAAGTACATCTTTGTTAACTAATATTAGCCCTCAAGTGGCAGTAGGAACATCATTAGTCATTATGATATTTACAGGATTGTCCTCTACTTTAGCCTATATGAAACATAAAACAGTGGATTATAGGAGTGGACTCCTTTTCTTTCTAGGAAGTGGTCCTGGGGCTATAGTGGGAGCGTGGGTAAACCAGTCGCTTAATATAGTTGCATTTAATATTTACTTTGGTGCTTTTATGATTTTTATATCCTTAGTATTAATGGTAAGAGATAAATTAAAACCATTTCCGTTTACAAAGAGTGGTTTGAAACGCTCATTTCAAGATGCAGAAGGGAATACATATGAATATAGCTATCAGCCCATTGTAGCAATTGGCATCTCGTTTATTGTTGGCTTTACATCGGGTTTATTTGGAATTGGGGGCGGCTCTCTCATGGTACCTGCTATGATCCTCCTGTTTTTATTTCCACCACATGTGGCCGTTGCTACGTCCATGTTTATGATTTTTTTATCAGCATTAGTAAGTTCTGTTACACATGTAATGCTTGGGAATGTTAATTGGCTTTATGCGTTAGCGCTCATTCCCGGTGCCTATATTGGTGCGAAACTGGGGGCTTACCTAAATAAGAAAGTGAAATCGGACTCTTTAGTAAACATGTTAAGGATTGTGTTGATTATCGTAGGAATTCGTTTAATTTACCAAGGGTTAGTAGGATAA
- a CDS encoding DUF72 domain-containing protein — translation MIYIGVTGWGDHDTLYADKTQQKDKLKEYAANFPTVEVDTTFYAVQPLRNVEKWVNDTPSGFRFVVKAYQGMTGHQRGDIPFQTSEEMFAAFIESIRPFQESEKLAMVLFQFPPWFDCTKQNVAYLRYCREKMDNLPCALEFRHQSWFKQRFLEKTIDFMEKEKWIHSICDEPQAGMGSVPIIIKATTKDMTLVRFHGRNKHGWNASGQKNWRDVRYLYRYTVQELTAWKEYIEELHKDSKDVYVLFNNNSGGDAADNAKHFVDILGIEYENLAPKQLDLF, via the coding sequence ATGATCTATATAGGTGTTACAGGCTGGGGAGATCACGATACTCTTTATGCCGATAAGACCCAACAGAAAGATAAATTGAAAGAGTATGCAGCAAATTTTCCTACTGTAGAAGTAGATACGACGTTTTATGCTGTTCAACCGCTTAGAAATGTTGAAAAATGGGTGAACGATACTCCATCAGGTTTCCGTTTTGTTGTAAAGGCATATCAAGGAATGACGGGGCACCAACGAGGAGACATTCCTTTTCAAACAAGCGAGGAGATGTTTGCAGCTTTTATCGAATCCATCCGCCCTTTTCAAGAGTCGGAAAAATTGGCAATGGTATTATTTCAATTTCCACCTTGGTTTGATTGTACAAAACAAAATGTGGCCTATTTACGATATTGTAGGGAAAAAATGGACAACCTACCTTGTGCGTTAGAGTTTCGTCATCAGTCATGGTTCAAACAGCGATTTCTTGAAAAAACCATAGACTTCATGGAAAAAGAAAAATGGATTCATTCGATTTGTGATGAACCACAAGCTGGCATGGGCTCTGTGCCTATTATCATAAAAGCTACTACTAAGGATATGACACTAGTCCGTTTTCATGGGAGAAATAAACATGGGTGGAATGCTTCTGGTCAGAAAAATTGGCGAGATGTGCGTTATTTGTACCGTTATACAGTACAAGAGTTAACAGCGTGGAAGGAATATATTGAAGAACTGCATAAAGACAGTAAGGATGTTTATGTTTTATTTAATAATAATTCAGGCGGAGATGCTGCTGACAATGCAAAACATTTCGTGGATATTCTGGGCATCGAATACGAAAACTTAGCACCAAAACAGTTAGATTTATTTTAA